Below is a window of Mucilaginibacter sp. PAMC 26640 DNA.
AGGATCGTTTATGAACGTTCGGCGCGCTTTAACGAAACCGTAGACGAAGACGGCGACCCTTGTGAAAACCTGGATAGCCTGCGCCTATCAGTTTTTGATTCGCTGCGTGAGGTCTTTAAATTAGTAGAATTCAACATCAGGGCGATCAATTTTTCCACTTATGGGGCAAGTTTTGTGCACATCGGCGAAAGCGGAAATGCTGTAGCGCCGCTGTATAATTATCTGAAGGAATATCCTGCAGATTTGAAAGAACAGTTTTACCAAACCTATGGAGGTGAGACGAAACTTGCACGCGAAACGTCATCGCCGGTATTGGGTAATCTAAACTCGTGTATGCAATTGTACCGGCTCAAATACCAAAAGCCAGACGTTTTCAGCGAGATAAAATATAGCCTGCATTTGCCGCAGTATATGAGCTACCTGCTTACAGGCAGAGCTTGTACCGATCTTACAAGCGTTGGCTGCCATACCGGGCTTTGGGATTTTGCCAAAAAAGATTACCATGATTGGGTTTACGCTGAAGCGCTCATTAGCAAATTTGCGCCGATCACCAATGCCGATTTTGTCATGCAAGGCAAGGAACCCGGTTATGATTATGTGGTAGGCATCGGTTTGCATGATAGTTCTGCTGCACTGATTCCTTACCTTGTTAATTTTACGGAGCCTTTTGTACTGATCAGTACGGGTACCTGGTGTATCAGCCTCAATCCTTTTAATAACTCCCCGGTTACCGATGAGGAACTGGAAAACGATTGCCTTCAGTATATTCAGTTTAAAGGGGAGCCGGTAAAGGCATCCCGGCTTTTTGCAGGTAACGAGCATGAGTTACAAATAAAGCGTATTGCCCGGCATTTCCAGATCAAAACAGCAGAACTAAAGCATGTGGAATATGATCCGGGTATCATCAGTCAGCTGCAAAATAACGGAGCTATCGCGCACTTGCCATTTACACGGCACCAATCTGCATTTGCAGCGCGTGAACTGAGTTTTTTTGTGGATTACAAAGAGGCCTATCACCAGCTGGTGGCGGATATTATGGATCAGCAGGTGCAAGCCACGAATCTGATCCTGGGCGGTAACCAGATCCACCGCATCTTTGTGGACGGTGGTTTTAGTAAAAACAGGATCTATATGAACCTGCTGGCAAGAGCATACCCGCAACTGGAAGTATTTGCAGCCTCAATGGCACAGGCAACTGCTATAGGTACGGCCATTGCCATTCACAAAAGCTGGAACAGCAAGCCGCTGCCTGCCGATATCATCGAATTGAAGTACTACTCCGGCCATCATCCGGCTACGTTGTGAGCGCCTAAATTGCGTTTGTTCCATTTTGTAGTGTGGAACACCTGTATTTGTTATTTAACTGTATATCAGATATTTGCAGGGCTGTGTTGGAACAGATTGGAACATCCCTGATCTTTAGGTAGATTAAATAAACATTTGATTTTCAATGTTTTATAGAGAATTTGATTTTTCTTACGAAGC
It encodes the following:
- a CDS encoding carbohydrate kinase: MQPVPVIAIFDVGKTNKKLFLFDEHYRIVYERSARFNETVDEDGDPCENLDSLRLSVFDSLREVFKLVEFNIRAINFSTYGASFVHIGESGNAVAPLYNYLKEYPADLKEQFYQTYGGETKLARETSSPVLGNLNSCMQLYRLKYQKPDVFSEIKYSLHLPQYMSYLLTGRACTDLTSVGCHTGLWDFAKKDYHDWVYAEALISKFAPITNADFVMQGKEPGYDYVVGIGLHDSSAALIPYLVNFTEPFVLISTGTWCISLNPFNNSPVTDEELENDCLQYIQFKGEPVKASRLFAGNEHELQIKRIARHFQIKTAELKHVEYDPGIISQLQNNGAIAHLPFTRHQSAFAARELSFFVDYKEAYHQLVADIMDQQVQATNLILGGNQIHRIFVDGGFSKNRIYMNLLARAYPQLEVFAASMAQATAIGTAIAIHKSWNSKPLPADIIELKYYSGHHPATL